CGACCTGTTGGAAGCCCATCACGTCCGTACCCACGGCCATGTGAGCCAAGAGACGCTGCGCAAGTACCGGCTCGGCGCCCGAGTCTGGCTGGACTACACCCAAAGTCATGCGGTGAAGGTGCTGCACCCGGACCCCGAGCACGCGGACCTGTGGGTACGTGGGCTGGAGGCCAGCGGGAAGTCGCCCGCTTCCGTCGGCGTGTTGCTCGCCGGGGCACGGGCGCTCTATGCGGCCCTGCGCTGGGCAAAGGCCACCACAGACCACCCCTTCACCGACGTCAAACCACGTAAGGACAAACGGCGGCCCTGGGATAAAAGACAGCCCTACCCGGAAGGGGATGTGGGCAGGCTCCTCGCTGTGGCACCGATTGAGATGCGGGTACTGCTGAGACTCGGGGGCGTCGCCGGGCTCCGCGCTTCGGAGATCACGTCCCTGAAGTGGGGCGACCTGGACCTTGACGGCGGGTCCCTCACCGTGCGGAACGGCAAGGGCGGGAAGACCCGGCGCGTCCTGCTGTCGTCCTCATTGATGGCGGACCTGCGAGAGCTGGGGCCGCAACACGACGAGGTGGCGGTGATTGGGCGAACCCCGGAGGCGGCACGGGGGAGGCTGCGAACCCTCTGCCAGCGGGAAGGCATTCCCTACCTGGGCCTACATGCGCTGCGGCACACCGCGGGAACGCGGCTGGTGCGGGCGGGCTTCCAGCTCCAGGATGTGGCCGAGCACCTGGGACACAGTGACGTGCAGACCGCCCGCACCTACGGCAAGTGGGCGGATGATCGACTCAAAGAGCACATGAGGGGAAGTTGACATACTGTGGCACTACGCCGGGATGCGGATGGTACGCGCGGGGCCCTCTCTCCACGTCGCCGCCCAGCACCTCGGGCACAGCATCAAGACTTAGGCCAAGTGGATCAATCCCAGCCTGAAACGTCCGTACCTGTGCCCTGCCCATGGGAAAGTCTGGTGCTTCATATCAGGGAGCAGGCACCCACCGCCGTTTCTACAGAGTTTGCATAACCATGCCCCTTACGGAGCTGGCCTCACTGGGGCGAGATCCTTACACAGGGGTCAAGACCCGATTTCAACATTTTTGTACGCTAAGCGGAAACGCCATTCAGCACCGCGCCAGCGTCGGCCTTTGTTCGTGTTTACCCGCTGGCACAGGCCACACCCTGACTTTCACTGCACTGGGCACGCCTCTCAAAGCGTCCAGCACGTCGTCCCGCTTCAGTCGGTCGACGCGACCGGGGCAAGCGCGACGCGAATGACGTGCCGCCGACTTCCACCCAGCCCTTGTCCCGCACGAACGACGTCATAAGTTCGCGCTGCAACGCCTTGGCGTCCCCCGGCGACAGGAACAGGTCTCCCGTCCCGAGGTCG
This is a stretch of genomic DNA from Deinococcus terrestris. It encodes these proteins:
- a CDS encoding tyrosine-type recombinase/integrase; the protein is MTLDLYRHGPLAPSRAWVSLAPEERRRRAVAAVAEQDVGTLLDLLEAHHVRTHGHVSQETLRKYRLGARVWLDYTQSHAVKVLHPDPEHADLWVRGLEASGKSPASVGVLLAGARALYAALRWAKATTDHPFTDVKPRKDKRRPWDKRQPYPEGDVGRLLAVAPIEMRVLLRLGGVAGLRASEITSLKWGDLDLDGGSLTVRNGKGGKTRRVLLSSSLMADLRELGPQHDEVAVIGRTPEAARGRLRTLCQREGIPYLGLHALRHTAGTRLVRAGFQLQDVAEHLGHSDVQTARTYGKWADDRLKEHMRGS